From a region of the Bacteroidia bacterium genome:
- the ruvA gene encoding Holliday junction branch migration protein RuvA produces the protein MIAYLEGKLTHKETHLAIIDVNGVGYAVRISLHTYEKLPPLESKVKLYTHLQVREDAHTLYGFLHPDEKNVFEWLIGISGVGGNTAITLLSWLTPSELVAAIRKNDVYTLKNIKGIGQKTAERIIVELRDKAGKIDIKDQNPQSKLREEAIQALMILGLPRNVVEKQVDSILSTATQEYKVEDIIKKVLKK, from the coding sequence ATGATAGCTTATTTAGAGGGCAAACTAACTCATAAAGAAACTCACTTAGCCATAATTGATGTCAATGGAGTGGGCTATGCTGTGCGCATATCTTTGCACACGTACGAAAAGCTTCCCCCGTTGGAGAGCAAAGTAAAGCTATATACGCATTTGCAGGTACGTGAAGATGCGCACACTTTGTATGGCTTCTTACACCCCGATGAAAAAAATGTATTTGAGTGGCTAATTGGAATCAGTGGTGTAGGAGGTAACACGGCTATTACTTTATTAAGTTGGCTTACGCCGAGTGAGTTAGTAGCGGCTATTCGTAAAAATGATGTCTATACCTTAAAAAATATCAAGGGAATAGGGCAGAAAACAGCTGAACGCATCATTGTAGAGCTTAGGGATAAAGCGGGTAAGATAGACATTAAAGATCAAAACCCACAAAGTAAATTGCGTGAAGAAGCCATTCAAGCTTTGATGATTTTAGGGCTACCCCGAAATGTAGTAGAAAAGCAAGTGGACAGTATTTTATCCACTGCTACACAGGAGTATAAGGTAGAGGATATCATTAAAAAGGTGCTCAAAAAGTAG